CGGCGTGCCGGTTCCGCCGCTGGGCGGCGCGGCGCGCTGACGCCGTGGCCCTGCACTATCTCGACGCGCTCGCGGGCTTCGCCGCCGACGTCTCCTATGCGAGTCTCTCGCCCGGGGCGGCCGCGGCGGCGCGCCTCATCCTGCTCGACACGCTGGGCGCGATGCTCGCGGGCAGCGCCGAGCCCGAGAACGCGCGTCTCGCGGGAGCGATGGCCGAGCGCGCCACCCGGCCCGCCGCGTCCCTCATCGGACACACCGCCCGCACCGATCCGCTCCTCGCGATCTTCGTGAACGCCACCGCGGGGGTGGCCCTCGAGGTGGACGAGGGCAACCGCTGGGGCGGCGGCCATCCCGCCATCCACGTGGTGCCCGGGGCGCTCGCGGTCGCCGAAGAGCGGGGCGCGGACGGCGTGCGCCTGCTCGAGGCGCTGGTGGCGGGCTACGAGGTCTCGTCGCGCATCGGGGGCGCCACCGTGCCGCGCGGGAACGTGCACTCCCACGGCACGTGGGGCACCATCGGCACGGCGGTGGCGGTGGCGCGACTCGCGGGCTACGACGCGCGCGCGATGCGAGAGGTCATCAATCTCGCGGCCAGCATGAGCCCCGCCAACACCTGGACGCCCGCGCTCGAGGGCGCCACGGTGCGCAATGCCTATCCCGGGCGCTCGGGCATGGAAGGGCTGCTGGCCGTCGAGCTCCACCGGGCGGGTTTCACCGGGCTGCCCGACGCGCCGAGCGATGTCTACGGGACCATCCTCGCCGATCGCTTCGATCCCGAGCGGGCCCTCGACGACTGGGGCGGCCCGCTCCGCATCGAGCAGAACTACTTCAAGTTCTATGCGTGCTGCCGGTATAACCATCCGGCGCTCGACGCCCTCGAGGGCATTCGCGCCCGCGAGCCCGTACGCGCGGAGGACGTGGTCGCCGCCGAGGTCATCGTGTTCCCCTTCGGCCTGCGCATGGCGGCGCCCACGCCGGCGAGCCAGCTCGCCGCCAAGTTCTCCATCCCGTGGGCGGTAGCCGCCAGCCTGGTGCTGGGTCACGGCGGGCTCGCCGCCTTCGGTGACGCCGCCCGCGGCGACGCGCGGATCCGCGATCTGGCCGGGCGGGTAATGGTCACCGCGGACGCGGCGATGACGCCGCGGCGCTCCGACTATCCCACCTCGCGCCTCCGGCTGCGGCTGCGCGACGGGCGAACGCTTGAGGAGGAGACCGGCGTGGTGCGGGGCGACGCGGAGAACCCCGCCGGCGAGGGTGAAGTCATCGCCAAGTTCGAGGCGCTCGCCGCGCCCGTGCTCGGCGAGCGGCGCGCCCGAGAGCTCGCGGCGACAGTGCTCGACGCCGACGAGCTGAAGAACGTCGCCCACCTGGGCCCGCTGCTCGCGCCGGCGCGCTAGCGCGCGGGCAGCCTCACGCGGATTCCGCTTCCAGCCGCGTGCACGAGCGCGCCAGGTTGGCCCGCGCCGGAGCCTCGAAGCGTCCGAACTCCTCGGTGAGGAAGAGGCGAGGCTGCGCGAGGAATCTCCGGAGGAGGGCGGCGCGCCGCGTCCGCCACTCCGACTCCGGGACGAACGCATACTCCCGCCGCACCTGTGCCTCGTAGCGGTCGAACTCGGCGGGCGGGACGCCCAGGATGGAGAGGTCTGCGTCCACCACGTAGCGCGCGTCATGCTCATCCGGCGGCGCGGCGTGCCGCGTGGCCATGATGAGCGTGCGCACGCGCTCGCGCTGCTCCGTGGAAGCGCCGCCGGCGGCGAGCCACTCGGCGGCGATGTCCGCGCTCCGGGCCTCGTTGTCGGCGCCCCGCGGGTCGTAGACGAGGTCGTGAAGCCACAGCGCCAGCTCCGCCTCGTCGGGCTCGCGCAGCCGCGCGCGGACGGCGTCGAGCAGGGGCAGGACGCGGGCGATGTGCTCGGCGGTGTGATACGCGCGGTGCGGCTCCCCGTAGCGAGCCAGCACGAGGGCGTGGAGCGGGCGGGCGTCGCTACGAGCGCCCAGCCGGCTCCACAGGGCACTCCAGGCCTCGAGGGAGAGCCGCGAGAGGTCCATGGCGGTGGATGATACCGCGGCCCGCGCGGCCGCATGCTATGGTGCCCGCATGCCGCGCCTGCGCCGCCTGGGCTTCGCCGCCGTCGCCCTTGCGCTCGTCGCCTGCGCCAGCGGGCGCGGGCCCATCGAGGCGGTCCTGCGCGTGTGGGACCTCGGCACGACCGACATCGAGGTGGTCGGGAGCTGGCGCGCCCAGCTCGTGAGCGGCTCGGGCACCGATCTCACCCGCAAGGCCTTCTGCCGTCCCGACGGCGCGTGCGTGTACCTCGGGCTCACGCAGGACAGCTTCGCTCCCGGCACCCATTTTCTCGCGATGGGCGAGGTCCCGGACCAGCGCTACCAGTGGGCGCGCATCTACGGTGGGTCCGCCGCGGACGAGCTGGATGGCGGCGCCGTCGCCGGCGACGGGTTCGTCCTCTTCGGCTCCAGCGCCAGCCCATTCACGGGTGTCGCGACGCCCATCGCGGCGCGGCCGCTGCTCGTGCGCATCGACGGCGCTGGCGCGCCGCTCTGGGCGCGGACGCTCGACGGCGGCGGGATCGAGCGGCTGCACGACGCGACCTCCGCCGCCGGCGACCTCGTCGTGGTGGGCTATGCCGGCCTCGGGGGCACCACGCCCAGCGTCGCGGTGGTGCGCGTGGGTCCCGATGGCGCGCTCCGCTGGGCGCAGACCTACGACCTCGGCGAGCCGGGCTACGCGGTGGCCGCGGTGCCCGGCCCCGACGGGGGCGCCATCGTCGCGGGTTACCTGCGCCAGCCGAATGTGGGATTCGCGGGCACGCCGTTCCTGATGGGGCTGGACGCGGCAGGTCGACCCGTCTGGGCGCGCCGCTACGAGCTGGAGGGGCCGGCGCAGCCTCGCGCCCTGGTCACACTCGCCGACGGCAGCCTCGTCCTGGTGGGAAGCCTCTTCGGCGCGCGCCCTGGGCGCAGTCCCTTCGTGCTGCGGATCGGTCCCGAACACGCCGTGCGGCTCGGCCGCGAGCTGCGCGGGCTCGAGGCCATCGAAGCCTTCGCGGTCGCGGACGGCGGGGAGGGTAATGTCGT
This window of the Candidatus Methylomirabilota bacterium genome carries:
- a CDS encoding N-methyl-D-aspartate receptor NMDAR2C subunit, producing MDLSRLSLEAWSALWSRLGARSDARPLHALVLARYGEPHRAYHTAEHIARVLPLLDAVRARLREPDEAELALWLHDLVYDPRGADNEARSADIAAEWLAAGGASTEQRERVRTLIMATRHAAPPDEHDARYVVDADLSILGVPPAEFDRYEAQVRREYAFVPESEWRTRRAALLRRFLAQPRLFLTEEFGRFEAPARANLARSCTRLEAESA
- a CDS encoding MmgE/PrpD family protein, whose translation is MALHYLDALAGFAADVSYASLSPGAAAAARLILLDTLGAMLAGSAEPENARLAGAMAERATRPAASLIGHTARTDPLLAIFVNATAGVALEVDEGNRWGGGHPAIHVVPGALAVAEERGADGVRLLEALVAGYEVSSRIGGATVPRGNVHSHGTWGTIGTAVAVARLAGYDARAMREVINLAASMSPANTWTPALEGATVRNAYPGRSGMEGLLAVELHRAGFTGLPDAPSDVYGTILADRFDPERALDDWGGPLRIEQNYFKFYACCRYNHPALDALEGIRAREPVRAEDVVAAEVIVFPFGLRMAAPTPASQLAAKFSIPWAVAASLVLGHGGLAAFGDAARGDARIRDLAGRVMVTADAAMTPRRSDYPTSRLRLRLRDGRTLEEETGVVRGDAENPAGEGEVIAKFEALAAPVLGERRARELAATVLDADELKNVAHLGPLLAPAR